The genome window AATGAAGTAGCAACCAATTGCAGATAAACAGCCGCTTAATACGGCAAAGCTTACTAAACTGCGCTCTAGTGAAGAACTAAAAAGCCAGCGTGCTTTCATATCGTAATACCATATTTCTCAAGACGACGGTACATAGATGATTTACCCAGACCTAATAACTTCGCAGCGTTAGGAATGTGGCCTTGAGTTTGTTTTAATGCTAAATCAATAAGTTGGCGTTCAGCGCTTTCTAGGGTCATTAACGGTAGCGTATTATTAGCTTGATTATTATTTAGGTTAAGGTGACTTGCACTTAAGGTATCTGTTGTTGCTAATAAAACAGCACGTTCAATAATGTGGCTTAACTCACGTACATTGCCTGGCCAAGAGTAGTGTAATAATGCAAGTTTGGCACAATCAGTAAGCTTTATTAAATTATGGTTATACTTTTTGGCGTGATGACTTATAAAGTGCTCACATAGCGGGATTATATCCTCTACACGTTCTCGCAATGGCGGAATAACAAATTCAAGCGTATTTAATCGATAATATAAATCCTCCCTAAATGTGCTACTAGCGATGAGTTTACTAAAATCCCCATTGGTAGCACTTATCAGCCTAACATTAGCTTTTTTAGTGTAACTTGCACCCACCATTTCATAATCTTGACTTTCAAGCACTCGCAGTAATTTAGCTTGTTGAGGTAGCGGAATATTAGCAATTTCATCTAGAAATAAACTTCCATTCTCAGCTAGTTCAAAGCGACCAATACGTTCACTTTTAGCATCTGTAAACGCCCCTTTTTTATGCCCAAACATTTCACTTTCAAATAACGATTCTACAATTGCGCCCATATTTACTGCAATAAAAGGCTGAGTTTTACGAGCTGATTGTTGATGTATCCATTGGGCTAACTGACTTTTACCTGTGCCATTTTCTCCGGTTAGTAATATATTAGCATCAGTTTTGGCTACTTTTTCTAGTTGCCCAATCAGTTGTTGCATTGCTATTGAGTTATAAATAAAAGGCTGCGAGGGATGATCGTTTAATTGCTGCTGTAACTTTTTATTTTTTTTAGTGAGATCATTAAGAGTTAGCTGTTGCTGAAGTAACTTTAATAGTCGCTGATTTTGCCAAGGCTTTTCAATAAAGTCGCATGCCCCTTGTTGCATTGCGCGTACAGCTAAGTCAACGCTTGACCAAGCTGTCATTGCTATAACAGGAATGGTTAATTGTTTTTTTTGTAAGTACTTTAAAAAAGCCATTCCTTCATTACCAGACGTTGTATCGCGCGAGAAATTCATATCGAGCAAAATTAGATTCACAGCTTGGCCTGTTTCAAGTAATGCTTGTGCCTCAAAAGGATCGCTGCTTTCAAGCACCAGATAACCACTATCTTCTAAAATAAATCGCGCGCTTAGACGAATTTCGGGGCTATCTTCGATGATCAAAATAGTGGCAGGCATAAACTTCCAAGTAAAAGGGGGAAACTAATTTATTGTAGCGTAAAGCGATTTCTATGCCAGAGATTTTATTTATTGAATTTCAAACGGTTAATAACTGAGTAGCACTAAATACTAATATGTTAGTCCGAAATCGGACTGTGATGGTTCGGTTTCGGCACTGCTAAGAAGAGGTTAATAAAAATATAACTTTGCAAATTAGGGTTATGAGTTTCAAATTGGTACTGAGGAGTCCGCTATTGCTGCTATTTATTAGAAAAAGTAAGTAATATTGTAGTTAATCTCATGTATTTATTTAGTTTTTAATGTTGGCACGTGTTTCGCTATACCTTAAATATACAAAGCATTAAGCAGTGAAATATGGATATAGCAAAAACAACAAATACAAAAGCTTTAGCTGTTTGGCAAAAGTTAATTTT of Pseudoalteromonas arctica A 37-1-2 contains these proteins:
- a CDS encoding sigma-54-dependent transcriptional regulator produces the protein MPATILIIEDSPEIRLSARFILEDSGYLVLESSDPFEAQALLETGQAVNLILLDMNFSRDTTSGNEGMAFLKYLQKKQLTIPVIAMTAWSSVDLAVRAMQQGACDFIEKPWQNQRLLKLLQQQLTLNDLTKKNKKLQQQLNDHPSQPFIYNSIAMQQLIGQLEKVAKTDANILLTGENGTGKSQLAQWIHQQSARKTQPFIAVNMGAIVESLFESEMFGHKKGAFTDAKSERIGRFELAENGSLFLDEIANIPLPQQAKLLRVLESQDYEMVGASYTKKANVRLISATNGDFSKLIASSTFREDLYYRLNTLEFVIPPLRERVEDIIPLCEHFISHHAKKYNHNLIKLTDCAKLALLHYSWPGNVRELSHIIERAVLLATTDTLSASHLNLNNNQANNTLPLMTLESAERQLIDLALKQTQGHIPNAAKLLGLGKSSMYRRLEKYGITI